The sequence below is a genomic window from Trichosurus vulpecula isolate mTriVul1 chromosome 5, mTriVul1.pri, whole genome shotgun sequence.
CAAATCATTTCCtgtctctgagcctgttttctcgTCTTTAAAACAGTGACAGTTATAGTGAAAGTCATGACAGTCCCTGTCTCTGTTGCTTTTGGAGGCTGACCTAGCACTTTGGGGACTCTTCACAGTACTCCTGGGAGGTGGATATTTTGTGGCTCATTGTGGCTCATTCCACAATCTGGGGGCATCAGGACATTGCTTTGCAAACTCCCAAATGCTGCCTTGGgtagggagtgtgtgtgtgtgcgcgcagtAATGTGCCTTTTTAGTCCCATTTGCAAATAAAgaaagaggctcagagaggttaattgattgctcagggtcacataggaagtaagtCTGGGAGAATTCCTCTCTAGACATACTATACCTGAAATACAGGATGTTTGAGAGGATCCTTttattgcgtgtgtgtgtgtgtgtgtgtgtgtgtgtgtgtgtgtatgtgtatgtgtatgtgtgatggTGAGCACATATATTCTCTTGTCTGTGTCTTGTGCTCCTGACGAGGCACATCTTTTTGCATGGTTTGTCTGTGGGCGCCCTGGATGAGCTGGTCAGCCAGTCAGCCAGACCTCCTGTGTCCCCTGGGGAAGGTTCTAACCAGGCTGTGCTTCCCAGAGGCCACAAGGGGGCGCCTGGTCCTAGGTCCCCTAGTGGAAGGCTCTGACCAAGCTGTGCTTCGCACAGAGCACAAGGGGGCACCCGTGTGCACATGGGTGACTGACTAAGGGAATACTCTGGTGAGCTCATTTGTATTCAAACCCCAGGATTCCTTGTGAGCTGCCGGGAACCTGAATGACTTGAGTAGGGGTGGAGCGAAGGTGATTGGTCATTGAGTCTTTTTCCTCCTGACCCTTCTCCAGGCTCAGTCAGATGGCCAAAAGTTCAAGCCTGGGACCTGGTGTAGGGGGTCCTGGGGGTTACAACACCATAACCAATAAGCTGGAAAccctgaaggaggaggaagaagaactgAAGAGGAGGGTAGAGCAGTCGAAGGTGAGGACCTCGGAGGTTCCAGGGCTCTCAGCAGAGAGATCCAGCAGGAGGCTAGCGCTTATTACAGTCATGTCACTGCCCATCTCTAAGTCTGTTTCCTCCAGTGTAGGGATCACTATTTTTTGCACTCCCCGGAAGCCAAatgaagcataaaataaaatacctagggaactaattatattaaatacaattacaaaaaatattttaaaagccccAAAAAACTAAAACACGGTCATAGCCTCAGGGTAAGAACCCTTcatctagagctaaaaggaacatCAGAAGTCTAATCTAATCCAggcttcatattttacagatgaggaaactgaggcccgagaagtgaagtgacttgtgcatGGTCACGTGGGTAGTgacagaggcagggtttgaacccagccCCCTTGCCTCcaaatcccactttctttctACTGTGCACCATTACCCCCCAAGGTGGTAAACATTACAGGtctaatttgaacccaggtcttctgcctccagaaCAGTCTTTCTTACCACTAAACCTAGCTGATGCTGATATTGTGCACAAAGGTTTGCAGAGTTCTTTCTATCCATGATCTcctctgatcctcccaacaaccctggaggcaggtgctatcctcgtcccattttacagaggagggttaagtgacttttaatCAGTCGATAAAGAGTTGTTAagggccaggcaccatgctaagcactggggatataaagaaaggcaaaagacagtccaggCCTCAGGCCACTGGGCCTCAATGCTTCTCAAAGTGCCCACAATGACAAAAGGATACATCTTTCGACTTATtccgagcatttattaagcttgcATGTTATTATGTGCAAGCACAgcgctaggcactggagatgcagAATGGAGGCGACATGATCTGTCCAAAGTTGAATGGCAAGGAAGTGATGGCCCTGGGAAATCAGTTCAActcagccagcatttatttagtgcctactgtatgccaggtccTCTACCAGGTGAATAAAATAGAATGAAGGTGaatagaaaaataggaaaaaaaaatagaaaaatcaggaCAAAGTGTCTgccaagagcttatattctattggtggggggggggggggtgtcatgTCATCATGGGCTGCCATCCTgcccccctcacacacacacacaccaggggCAGGCCCAGGAGAATGGGCTTACGGggtagggaagaagagagggggacTGATCCCAGAGCAATTTGGAGCCCTGCTATGTCTCTCCTAGGATGAGTATCTGTCGGATCTGTACCACTTTGCTACAAAGGAAGACAGCTATGCCAACTACTTCATCAATGTAAGAGCCTCCAGGAGTCTCCCCCACCATCCCTGCCCCGGGACATGTTGCCAGAATTGTGGGGAGAGTtctgggaggtggggaaaggcTGCTGCTTCTTGGCAGAGGCGCCCTGGGGAAAGGAAGACCTAGAGGGTACCCAGGGCTCCCCaatttgaggaggaaggacaGTCAACAAACCTCCCCACCAGGGGTCAGGACCCTCTTTCTGCACTGTCACAGGCCTCCTCCCAGGTGGGTTCTGGGAGATGGGAAAGGAGCTCTGACCAGGGAATCTCCAACTTCTTGGCTCCCCAAGACTCACCTCTCCGCCCTCGCCTCATGGCCCTTACCTTGCCCCTTCTCTTATACAGCTTCTGGAACTGCAGGCTAGTTACCACCGAAGATCCTTGAGCTCACTGGACACAGCCTTGGCTGAGCTAAAGGAGACCCACGGCCACACAGGTATTGAGGAGACAACCCCCTCCTGCCCCTGCCCGAAGCATCTGTTGTTAAAGGGGGGAGCTCAGGACTCTGACCTCTTCCCCTTAAGGCCTATGTGACCTCAGCCAAGTCACTTTCCAtccttggcctcaatttcctcacagcACAGTCGGCACTGGAGACccagagctgggttcaaatgctgcttctcaagagcctttataacaaagaatgaaaaaggcagggaaaggaaggggagcaAAACCAATTAACATATCAACGAAGTTTGGCAGTAGATGAGGCAGGAAAAAACATCATAATAACACCTGCTCCAACTAGCTCAGAGAATGTACACCActtcagggcagagactgtgcACATTTGTCACCCAGCAAGGTGCCTGGCCCAGAGCTGTCCCTTTATAAGTTCTCACTGGATGGAATGGGACCCTTGAATTGGGGGAGTGACCATGAGCTTAAGGTGTGCCAGGCTCTGTCCAAGGTgctggagacagagacaaaagtgagagCAGTGCTGCCCTCAAGTCAGCACAGCATATATGCACAGTAAATGTTAAAGAAAATGCTGCAGACATTGGAGGAGGAATGATGTGATACATTTAGTCTCTAAATGAACAAGGTGACTACAGGCCTACAACAGATgctaaaaaaccaaaccaaatccaTATACAGGGCATTCCAAAAGTCTACCAAAACTTGAAATTTTTGGGACAACCTCTTTTCCTGAATTTGCTGTCCATTCTCCACGCCTCTCCTCCCTACCAGCTGCTTCCAAATTTCCACAAATTTTCCACAGGTTCCCAACTGAGGGGAGGAAAGGCCAGGCTCtttgggaggcaggggagggcTGGCTTTGATTTGGCTCACCAGGCCCCCTCTGGGGACTCAGAGAAAACTTGAAGCAATGGGTATTGGTGAGGAGGGATTTAAAGGGAGTAGGGATGGTTGAAGTGATAATTGAGGAGaaacctccccccttcccctgcctcctccAGACTTCTGAAGGTTTTGTCTCAGTCCTATCTAGTGGAATGAGTATTAactaagggattagagaggaatgagaatttagagatcatttagtccacccccccaaccccctccaaTCCAATAAACTTGTCTGAAGTGTCTAGGATTCTTTGCCAGGCACTTTGTGCTTGAGAAAACAGGAgcaattccttcctctcccctaattgacagataaggaaactgaggtttctgaagggcaagtgacttgcccagggtcacacagccaagctAGGATTCAAATACATAACTATTGATTCtgaatcgtgtgtgtgtgtgtgtgtgtgtgtgtgtgtgtgtgtgtaatgaaatTTTTTCAATCCACAAGGCTTTGTTTTCACCCACTCCTGCTTCcctcccactggaaaaaaaaagaaaaacaaatgccttgtgacacagagagggagagagacagctTTCTTTCTCCTACACCCTGACAGCATCATGGATTTTCATGGGGAAgggacttctgaggtctcttatTTTACCGAAGAGACAAATGAGGAATAGAGAAGCTTCCAAAGTGGCCCAGattataagtggcagagccaggatttgaacccaggccctctggtTCCCAGTCCAGTATGCTTCCCATAGTGTGGAGTTCCCATCAGACCTGGGGCGCCTGAGCGAGCTAGAGGAAGGGCAGGTGGGGAAGTTAGTTTGATGGCCCAGGAGTGACAAAGGGGGAGAGTAAGATGATCTTTCAGTCTTGTGTTTTGCCTCCAAGGCTGTTCTTCccaaggaagggaaggcaaggcacccccttcaccctgtcccatctccttttcctcccccagaCAGCAGCACCCGGGTATCAGACGCCCCCTCTACCAAAGTGTATGGGGTGGCCTTGAAGACCCATCTGCAGGAGACTGGCCGGGACGTTGCCTTGCCCCTGGAGGCCTGTGTGTTGATGCTTTTGTCTGAAGGCATGAAGGAAGAGGTAAAAGGGAGAAGGGCACTCCAAGGGCCCACCCCTCACCTGGGAGGGGCTAGGGAAAATGTCCTAGGTGCCAAAGTAAGGCTACTTATCCCATGTGGCTATGGAGAATCCAGAAATGCCTGACTAGTTCTTAGAGACTGGCCCATCTggccctgtcattttacagaaatgggaaactgaggcccagagaggggaaggggcttgCCCAAAGCTGCAGGTAGTGATCGAGCAGCAGGgctaagattcaaatccagctgaTATGTTTACAAAGGGATTTCACATACATTTCCCAATAGCCCTACAAGAGAGTGGGTGGGGCTTATTCTCTCCCAGGTAAGGTGCCCTGAGAGGTCAGGTGATTTGGCTAAAGTCACACAGCAGATTAATAATGGAGCTGGCTCTCCTGATACCCTCTGGCTACTTAAGTGAGCCACTTCTGTCAATGTTGTTGGGAATTCTGTCATACAGGTCTTCAGGTTAAGAACATGGTTCCCTAGTAATACAAATGTTCCTAGGAGGGCTAAGCCATTATCAGTCACTTCTACCTTAGTGTAAGATCTTTTCCTATATATGGGGAGGCTGAAATGCATGTTCCAACCTTAGAGTCTTAGGGCCTTCAGCCCttagagggtggagggagaagctGCATTCCACGGAGGACTGGGGACAGAGTGTCCAAGGctggccttttttcttctctcccatctcccatgGCAGCTAATCTCACACCCCACCTTGCCTGGATTCATTTCTttccatcatccatccattctcctcttcctcaggCCTCCTTGGGATTCTATCATCCCCACATCCCCTTGGCCTCTCTGCCTCAATGGGCAGGCCTCCACAACAATGGCTTTCCATTTGCCTAGGGTCTCTTCCGCTTGGCAGCAGGGGCCTCTGTGCTGAAGAGGCTGAAGCAGATGATGGCCCTCAATCCCAGCAGCCTGGAAGAATTCTGCTCTGATCCTCATGCGGTTGCTGGTACCAGGACCCTAGACTGGGCTGGCCATGATGGCTGGCTGggcaccttcctcccttccttttcttttttctatacttcttaaattctttcttccttttttccttcctctcttctttccttccttctttcctctttcttccttcctttcttccctccttccttccatctatcattctctctttctttctccttccttgctttctttttatgtgttttggCCTCTTTGgcttttacatcactttcattttccaggctacctctccccctcccccaacctgtgGACCATCCATTattacaaaaaattttaaaaaataaaggcagaGTGGGGGGAAGAAGTagagtttagcaaaactaaccaacaaaaaaaccaaagccAACGGGATATACACACCACATTTGGGGCAACCCTTCAGCAGAGGAAAGACAAAGTCTAGATAATTTTGACATTGATTTCAGGAGTTTTCTGGCTTGAAAAATACTTAGCTCATCGATAGGTAATTCCACCATTcatgtttcattcctttggatgaAGCACTTCGGTGTTGGAGTGCCAGTGGGGAGCTTCCCTAGAGCAGGTTGGATGGGGCTGGGCCCGAGGGGCTTCACCATTGTGTCTGGGgtaggcccatgctgggctgaggATTCTGGGCATCAGGATGAtgttgccttccctccctcccttctctcttcaggGGCCCTCAAGTCTTACCTCCGGGAGCTTCCTGAGCCCCTCATGACATTTGAGCTCTATGAGGACTGGATGAGAGCTGCCAAGTAAGCGGGGGCAGAAAGCCAGCcaagggagagtgggtgggggaggaaccATGGGCTAGTAGCAGAACGCTGGACTTgtattcaggaagatctgagttccagtctcacctcagacccttcctagtgGGGGTGGGGCCTCAGCTGAGGGGGTTAGGCTCCACAGTCTCTCAGTCCATTCTAGTTCCAACTCTATAAGCTTATACAAGTGAATTTCTGAGAAAGGCCTTCCCTTCATAACCCACTGCCATTTGTCATGTTTTCCCTTCTTTCACTGTTTCCAGTCTGAAGGAGCCAATGGCCCGGCTTGAGGGCCTCCAAGAAGTATGTGGGAAACTGCCCCAGGAAAATCTCTGCAACCTGAGGTGAGTCCCTCAATGTAGTCACGGGTGTGCTGGGGAAGCCCATTCAAATTGGGAAGGTGAAGGGCTTGGCCCAGGAGCCAGGAAGGGGAGTGGCCCACTCCTGATTCCCTCCCTCAATGATCCTTTCCCACCCAGGTACTTGATCAAGTTCCTAGCCAGGCTGGCCAAGGAGCAGGAGGTGAACAAGATGACCCCGAGCAACATCGCCATTGTCCTAGGCCCAAACCTGCTATGGCCACCCACAAGAGATGGGTAGGAGCTGAGAACATGGGAaacttagatctggaaggaagtACCTGACCAGGGAGGGGCATTTTTTGACAGCTggctgaaatcctttggcaggccctTGGTTGCACAGGCCTGCTGTAACAGGTCAATAACCAGCCCTGAccgacattccctattctaagctccctcccctggctttgacatcccctgttctaaggctcctcccaattctgatattctctgttctaaggccctcccagctctgacattccctattttaaggccttcccagctctgatattctctgttctaaggccctgccaactctgacattccatgttctaaggcccctctcagctgtgacattccctgttcttaggccactcccagctctgacatcctctgttctaaggccctccaagctctgacattccctattctaaggttcttcccagctctgacattccctgttctaaggctctcCTAGCAAAAAATGTCAAGGATGTttccctctacatttttcatggaccacgtgaaatcctttggtgtgctgCAAGTGGCCTATGGGCCACAGGTCGTGCAGGCTTTTAGTAGAGTCTTTTTGAACTCAGAATCTCTGCCAGACTATGGGATGGTATGGGGAGGAGCAGAAGACTTTAGTGGAGGCTAGAAATAGAGATATTTGATGAAAAACTGAAGTTCCCCAAAATCCCTTCAGACAGTATGTGCTCAGGTGCCATCCCCACGCTGAGCCTTGGTGGGGATGGCAAAGTTCATGAGTACTCTCTTCACTAGGAAATCCTGGAATAGGGACTGTGGCTGGGAACCCTGGGCTAATGCcaacctcctctcctccccatctcagGGACCAGGCTCAGCTGGATGCAGCCTCTGTGTCCTCTATccaggtggtgggggtggtggaggcaTTGATCCAGAATTCAGACACCCTCTTCCCAGGAGGTAAGgtcttctgtgtgtatgtgttgggggggGTCTGAAtgtgtttttgtatatgtatatttgtccATGCGAGTATGtctgtgtataagtgtgtgtgtgtatgtatgtgtgtgtgtatgtgtgtgtgtgtgtgtgtgtgtgtgttttgtgctCGAGCTCACACCTTGGGAGAGTCAGGGGAAGTAGGACTATGCAAGGTGGAAGCCGGGAGGGAATGAAGGCAAGGACCAGCCCTCCAGCCCTTAAACACCCCATCTCCTAGGAGGAGGACCTTAATCCACTCCCCCTTTTGTTCCTACTGGACATTCTGCCTTTTCCTTAGCCTCCCtctggcacagtggaaagagtctgAAGAATCAGAAGACTAAAGTGGTTAGG
It includes:
- the SH3BP1 gene encoding SH3 domain-binding protein 1 isoform X2; the encoded protein is MALERDVLQPLNRLSEEELPSILKHKKNLQKLVLDWNALKSRLSQMAKSSSLGPGVGGPGGYNTITNKLETLKEEEEELKRRVEQSKDEYLSDLYHFATKEDSYANYFINLLELQASYHRRSLSSLDTALAELKETHGHTDSSTRVSDAPSTKVYGVALKTHLQETGRDVALPLEACVLMLLSEGMKEEGLFRLAAGASVLKRLKQMMALNPSSLEEFCSDPHAVAGALKSYLRELPEPLMTFELYEDWMRAANLKEPMARLEGLQEVCGKLPQENLCNLRYLIKFLARLAKEQEVNKMTPSNIAIVLGPNLLWPPTRDGDQAQLDAASVSSIQVVGVVEALIQNSDTLFPGEIDFNVSGLFTSPTILYQPHPQEKITDSPKSEEFPAASTPPPVAKEGKVEFEPPPRPTSPKVSRNPTEAPGLAEDTARKTKRPAPARPMVPPPQVQNPRSSPPTIPSMAPIPTQLQPQPQPSTPGSPITPRALPRRQAGSNIKAPSVPPPLPPQPPQPVRRLSRPSPASPNPNSETEVPGELRGPEGDSCAAQGGVTIPPQPRPRTLASETD